A genomic window from Cardiocondyla obscurior isolate alpha-2009 linkage group LG02, Cobs3.1, whole genome shotgun sequence includes:
- the Atf3 gene encoding activating transcription factor 3 isoform X1, translating into MYNLNVNVNPSPTGAVGLLGVTAAAAEVTPRTPEIVNSLIAMTNPFEGYGSGNEKGMRDRTDSTSSGEPSPPSVQHTCSQLIKEGLKLTLQTKRRANSSGDDGKKKTKKEDGSGADDEEEDEATNNNCKNGLTPEDEERRRRRRERNKIAATKCRLKKREKTVILVQESEILETQNHDLKSQIQELETQRRRLVDMLSLHSPTCLKQGVDATSYQQFAEPLHLPSYQDNFVPQQPPPALNQPQNCVTEYPVKVEEYETDFYRQGSPFMPTTSDAGCTV; encoded by the exons ATGTACAATCTGAACGTGAACGTGAATCCCAGCCCGACCGGGGCCGTGGGTCTTCTTGGTGTCAcggcggcagcggccgaggttACACCAAGGACACCGGAAATCGTAAATTCGCTGATCGCCATGACCAATCCCTTCGAGGGTTACGGCAGCGGTAATGAGAAGGGCATGCGGGACCGTACGGATTCGACGAGTAGTGGCGAACCGAGCCCGCCAAGCGTCCAGCACACCTGTAGTCAGCTTATCAAAgaag GGTTGAAGCTAACGCTGCAGACGAAGAGGCGGGCGAACAGTAGTGGCGACGAtggcaaaaagaaaacgaaaaaagaggATGGCAGCGGCGCCGACGACGAGGAAGAAGATGAGGCAACCAATAACAACTGCAAAAATGga CTGACGCCGGAGGACGAGGAACGACGCCGGCGGCGGCGCGAGCGCAACAAAATCGCGGCGACCAAGTGTCGGCTGAAGAAGCGCGAGAAAACGGTGATTCTCGTGCAAGAATCCGAAATCCTCGAGACCCAGAACCACGACCTGAAGTCACAGATCCAAGAGCTGGAGACTCAAAGGCGCAGGCTAGTCGACATGCTGAGCCTCCACAGTCCTACCTGCTTGAAGCAGGGCGTGGACGCGACGTCATATCAGCAGTTCGCCGAGCCTCTTCACCTGCCCAGTTACCAAGACAATTTTGTGCCACAGCAACCTCCACCGGCCCTAAATCAGCCGCAGAACTGCGTCACCGAATATCCGGTGAAGGTCGAGGAGTACGAGACCGATTTCTACCGGCAGGGTAGCCCTTTTATGCCGACAACGTCGGATGCCGGTTGCACGGTTTAG
- the Atf3 gene encoding activating transcription factor 3 isoform X2, translating into MRRACGTVRIRRVVANRARQASSTPVVSLSKKITLIDLHSPHVANGLKLTLQTKRRANSSGDDGKKKTKKEDGSGADDEEEDEATNNNCKNGLTPEDEERRRRRRERNKIAATKCRLKKREKTVILVQESEILETQNHDLKSQIQELETQRRRLVDMLSLHSPTCLKQGVDATSYQQFAEPLHLPSYQDNFVPQQPPPALNQPQNCVTEYPVKVEEYETDFYRQGSPFMPTTSDAGCTV; encoded by the exons ATGAGAAGGGCATGCGGGACCGTACGGATTCGACGAGTAGTGGCGAACCGAGCCCGCCAAGCGTCCAGCACACCTGTAGTCAGCTTATCAAAgaag aTAACGCTAATCGATTTGCATTCTCCACATGTTGCGAATG GGTTGAAGCTAACGCTGCAGACGAAGAGGCGGGCGAACAGTAGTGGCGACGAtggcaaaaagaaaacgaaaaaagaggATGGCAGCGGCGCCGACGACGAGGAAGAAGATGAGGCAACCAATAACAACTGCAAAAATGga CTGACGCCGGAGGACGAGGAACGACGCCGGCGGCGGCGCGAGCGCAACAAAATCGCGGCGACCAAGTGTCGGCTGAAGAAGCGCGAGAAAACGGTGATTCTCGTGCAAGAATCCGAAATCCTCGAGACCCAGAACCACGACCTGAAGTCACAGATCCAAGAGCTGGAGACTCAAAGGCGCAGGCTAGTCGACATGCTGAGCCTCCACAGTCCTACCTGCTTGAAGCAGGGCGTGGACGCGACGTCATATCAGCAGTTCGCCGAGCCTCTTCACCTGCCCAGTTACCAAGACAATTTTGTGCCACAGCAACCTCCACCGGCCCTAAATCAGCCGCAGAACTGCGTCACCGAATATCCGGTGAAGGTCGAGGAGTACGAGACCGATTTCTACCGGCAGGGTAGCCCTTTTATGCCGACAACGTCGGATGCCGGTTGCACGGTTTAG